In one Columba livia isolate bColLiv1 breed racing homer chromosome 23, bColLiv1.pat.W.v2, whole genome shotgun sequence genomic region, the following are encoded:
- the LOC135576207 gene encoding feather keratin Cos1-2-like, translating to MSCCNPCVPCQPCGPTPLANSCNEPCVRQCQSSNVVIQPSAVIVTLPGPILSSFPQNTVVGSSTSAAVGSILSSEGVPINSGGFDLSCITSRYCGSRCRPC from the coding sequence ATGTCCTGCTGCAACCCATGcgtgccctgccagccctgcggcccgaccccgctggccaacagctgcaatgagccctgtgtcaggcagtgccagAGCTCCAATGTTGTCATCCAGCCCTCTGCAGTGATTGTGACCctgcctggccccatcctcagctccttcccacagAACACCGTtgtgggctcctccacctctgctgctgttggcagcatcctcagctctgAGGGAGTTCCCATCAACTCTGGGGGCTTTGACCTCTCCTGCATTACCAGCCGCTACTGTGGCAGCAGATGTCGCCCCTGCTAA
- the LOC135576208 gene encoding feather keratin Cos1-2-like, protein MSCCNPCVPCQPCGPTPLANSCNEPCVRQCQSSNVVIQPSAVIVTLPGPILSSFPQNTVVGSSTSAAVGSILSSEGVPINSGGFDLSCITSRYCGSRCRPC, encoded by the coding sequence ATGTCCTGCTGCAACCCATGtgtgccctgccagccctgcggcccgaccccgctggccaacagctgcaatgagccctgtgtcaggcagtgccagAGCTCCAATGTTGTCATCCAGCCCTCTGCAGTGATTGTGACCctgcctggccccatcctcagctccttcccacagAACACCGTtgtgggctcctccacctctgctgctgttggcagcatcctcagctctgAGGGAGTTCCCATCAACTCTGGGGGCTTTGACCTCTCCTGCATTACCAGCCGCTACTGTGGCAGCAGATGTCGCCCCTGCTAA
- the LOC135576195 gene encoding feather keratin Cos1-1/Cos1-3/Cos2-1 isoform X2: protein MNLSENYYFHKGSLGLRQCRTPIKGSPTLCSLIHFFRLLLLGNQVSLCPRDMSCCNPCVPCQPCGPTPLANSCNEPCVRQCQNSTVVIEPSPVVVTLPGPILSSFPQNTVVGSSTSAAVGSILSCEGVPINSGGFDLSCITSRYCGNRCRPC, encoded by the exons ATGAACTTGTCAGAAAATTACTACTTCCACAAAGGAAGCCTGGGCCTGAGGCAGTGCAGGACTCCTATAAAAGGCAGCCCAACGCTCTGCTCTCTCATCCACTTCTTTCGCCTCCTTCTCCTTGGGAATCAG GTGAGCCTCTGTCCCAGAGACATGTCCTGCTGCAACCCGTGcgtgccctgccagccctgcggcCCAACCccactggccaacagctgcaatgagccctgtgtcaggcagtgccagAACTCCACCGTTGTCATTGAGCCCTCCCccgtggtggtgaccctgcctggccccatcctcagctccttcccacagAACACCGTtgtgggctcctccacctccgctgctgttggcagcatcctcagctgtgAGGGAGTGCCCATCAACTCTGGAGGCTTTGACCTCTCCTGCATTACCAGCCGCTACTGTGGCAACAGATGTCGCCCCTGCTAA
- the LOC135576197 gene encoding feather keratin Cos1-2-like has protein sequence MCFTFIMSLSENYCFHKGCLSLRQCRTPINGSPTPCSLIHFSRFILLGHQVSLCPRDMSCCNPCVPCQPCGPTPLANSCNEPCVRQCQSSTIAIQPSPVVVTLPGPILSSFPQNTVVGSSTSAAVGSILSCEGVPINSGGFDLSCITSRYCGSRCRPC, from the exons ATGTGTTTTACATTCATCATGAGCTTGTCAGAAAATTATTGCTTCCACAAAGGGTGCCTGAGCCTGAGGCAGTGCAGGACTCCTATAAATGGCAGCCCAACTCCCTGCTCTCTCATCCACTTCTCTCGCTTCATTCTCCTTGGGCATCAG GTGAGCCTCTGTCCCAGAGACATGTCCTGCTGCAACCCATGcgtgccctgccagccctgtggcccgaccccgctggccaacagctgcaatgagccctgtgtcaggcagtgccagAGCTCCACCATCGCCATCCAGCCCTCCCcggtggtggtgaccctgcccggccccatcctcagctccttcccacagAACACCGTtgtgggctcctccacctccgctgctgttggcagcatcctcagctgtgAGGGAGTGCCCATCAACTCTGGAGGCTTTGACCTCTCCTGCATTACCAGCCGCTACTGTGGCAGCAGATGCCGACCCTGCTAA
- the LOC135576203 gene encoding feather keratin Cos1-1/Cos1-3/Cos2-1-like isoform X1 — protein MSLSENYCFHKRCLGLRQCRTAIKGSPTLCSLIHFSCLLLLGNQVNLCPRDMSCCNPCVPCQPCGPTPLANSCNEPCVRQCQNSTVVIEPSPVVVTLPGPILSSFPQNTVVGSSTSAAVGSILSCEGVPINSGGFDLSCITSRYCGSRCRPC, from the exons ATGAGCTTGTCAGAAAATTATTGCTTCCACAAAAGGTGCCTGGGCCTGAGGCAGTGCAGGACTGCTATAAAAGGCAGCCCAACTCTCTGCTCTCTCATCCacttctcctgcctccttctcCTGGGGAATCAG GTGAACCTCTGTCCCAGAGACATGTCCTGCTGTAACCCATGcgtgccctgccagccctgtggcccAACCccactggccaacagctgcaatgagccctgtgtcaggcagtgccagAACTCCACCGTTGTCATTGAGCCCTCCcctgtggtggtgaccctgcctggccccatcctcagctccttccctcaGAACACCGTtgtgggctcctccacctccgctgctgttggcagcatcctcagctgtgAGGGAGTTCCCATCAACTCTGGGGGCTTTGACCTCTCCTGCATTACCAGCCGCTACTGTGGCAGCAGATGCCGACCCTGCTAA
- the LOC135576200 gene encoding feather keratin Cos1-2-like — MCFTFIMSLSENYCFHKGCLSLRQCRTPINGSPTPCSLIHFSRFILLGHQVSLCPRDMSCCNPCVPCQPCGPTPLANSCNEPCVRQCQSSTIAIQPSPVVVTLPGPILSSFPQNTVVGSSTSAAVGSILSCEGVPINSGGFDLSCITSRYCGSRCRPC, encoded by the exons ATGTGTTTTACATTCATCATGAGCTTGTCAGAAAATTATTGCTTCCACAAAGGGTGCCTGAGCCTGAGGCAGTGCAGGACTCCTATAAATGGCAGCCCAACTCCCTGCTCTCTCATCCACTTCTCTCGCTTCATTCTCCTTGGGCATCAG GTGAGCCTCTGTCCCAGAGACATGTCCTGCTGCAACCCATGcgtgccctgccagccctgtggcccGACCccactggccaacagctgcaatgagccctgtgtcaggcagtgccagAGCTCCACCATCGCCATCCAGCCCTCCCcggtggtggtgaccctgcccggccccatcctcagctccttcccacagAACACCGTtgtgggctcctccacctccgctgctgttggcagcatcctcagctgtgAGGGAGTGCCCATCAACTCTGGGGGCTTTGACCTCTCCTGCATTACCAGCCGCTACTGTGGCAGCAGATGCCGACCCTGCTAA
- the LOC135576202 gene encoding feather keratin Cos1-1/Cos1-3/Cos2-1-like, with amino-acid sequence MSLSENYCFHKGSLGLRQCRTPIKGSPTLCSLIHFSRLLLLGNQVNLCPRDMSCCNPCVPCQPCGPTPLANSCNEPCVRQCQNSTVVIEPSPVVVTLPGPILSSFPQNTVVGSSTSAAVGSILSCEGVPINSGGFDLSCITSRYCGSRCRPC; translated from the exons ATGAGCTTGTCAGAAAATTATTGCTTCCACAAAGGGAGCCTGGGCCTGAGGCAGTGCAGGACTCCTATAAAAGGCAGCCCAACGCTCTGCTCTCTCATCCACTTCTCTCGCCTCCTTCTCCTGGGGAATCAG GTGAACCTCTGTCCCAGAGACATGTCCTGCTGCAACCCATGCGTGCCCTGCCAGCCGTGTGGCCCAACCccactggccaacagctgcaatgagccctgtgtcaggcagtgccagAACTCCACCGTTGTCATTGAGCCCTCCcctgtggtggtgaccctgcctggccccatcctcagctccttccctcaGAACACCGTtgtgggctcctccacctccgctgctgttggcagcatcctcagctgtgAGGGAGTTCCCATCAACTCTGGGGGCTTTGACCTCTCCTGCATTACCAGCCGCTACTGTGGCAGCAGATGCCGACCCTGCTAA
- the LOC135576203 gene encoding feather keratin Cos1-1/Cos1-3/Cos2-1-like isoform X2, translated as MCVSADEVNLCPRDMSCCNPCVPCQPCGPTPLANSCNEPCVRQCQNSTVVIEPSPVVVTLPGPILSSFPQNTVVGSSTSAAVGSILSCEGVPINSGGFDLSCITSRYCGSRCRPC; from the exons ATGTGTGTCTCAGCTGACGAG GTGAACCTCTGTCCCAGAGACATGTCCTGCTGTAACCCATGcgtgccctgccagccctgtggcccAACCccactggccaacagctgcaatgagccctgtgtcaggcagtgccagAACTCCACCGTTGTCATTGAGCCCTCCcctgtggtggtgaccctgcctggccccatcctcagctccttccctcaGAACACCGTtgtgggctcctccacctccgctgctgttggcagcatcctcagctgtgAGGGAGTTCCCATCAACTCTGGGGGCTTTGACCTCTCCTGCATTACCAGCCGCTACTGTGGCAGCAGATGCCGACCCTGCTAA
- the LOC135576205 gene encoding feather keratin Cos2-2-like, with translation MSCCNPCLPCQPCGPTPLANSCNEPCVRQCQSSNVVIQPSAVIVTLPGPILSSFPQNTVVGSSTSAAVGSILSSEGVPINSGGFDLSCITSRYCGSRCRPC, from the coding sequence ATGTCCTGCTGCAACccgtgcctgccctgccagccctgcggcccgaccccgctggccaacagctgcaatgagccctgtgtcaggcagtgccagAGCTCCAATGTTGTCATCCAGCCCTCTGCAGTGATTGTgaccctgcccggccccatcctcagctccttcccacagAACACCGTtgtgggctcctccacctctgccgctgttggcagcatcctcagctctgAGGGAGTTCCCATCAACTCTGGGGGCTTTGACCTCTCCTGCATTACCAGCCGCTACTGTGGCAGCAGATGTCGCCCCTGCTAA